Proteins encoded together in one Pontiella desulfatans window:
- a CDS encoding DegT/DnrJ/EryC1/StrS family aminotransferase: MNVPFLDLKAASAEVADEVADVWQTIVEDSNFILGHQVEMFEKEFAAYCDCRHAIGVASGLDALKLILRAMDIGAGDEVVTVANSFIATALAVSSVGAQPVLVDMDDTDFLIDVQLLEAAITPRTKAIIPVHLYGQSAAMDPIMAVARQHGLKVIEDAAQAHGALYNGRKCGSLGDAAAFSFYPGKNLGAFGDGGAVTTNDDALAEKLLSLRNYGSPRRYHHELLGENSRLDTVQAAVLSAKLKHLDRWNAGRRRVVEQYAAGLSGVGDLRLPRSDDPAGHVHHLYVIRSARRDGLKAHLESQGIGCIIHYPIPIHLQEAYAFMDWKEGDFPAAEQAAKEILSLPIFPTMTEEQVGGVVDAVRAFFD, encoded by the coding sequence ATGAACGTACCTTTTTTGGATTTGAAGGCGGCGTCGGCCGAGGTGGCGGACGAAGTGGCGGATGTGTGGCAAACGATTGTCGAGGACTCCAATTTTATCCTCGGCCATCAGGTCGAGATGTTCGAAAAGGAGTTTGCGGCATATTGCGATTGCAGGCACGCCATTGGCGTGGCGTCGGGATTGGATGCCCTGAAACTGATTCTCCGGGCAATGGACATCGGGGCGGGAGACGAAGTTGTTACGGTGGCCAATTCGTTCATTGCAACAGCACTGGCCGTTTCTTCGGTTGGCGCTCAACCCGTATTGGTGGACATGGACGACACGGATTTCCTGATCGATGTCCAACTGCTGGAGGCCGCCATTACACCCCGGACCAAGGCGATCATCCCCGTTCATCTCTATGGCCAGTCCGCCGCCATGGATCCCATCATGGCGGTCGCCCGCCAGCATGGCCTCAAGGTGATCGAGGATGCTGCCCAGGCGCACGGTGCGCTCTACAACGGGCGCAAGTGCGGTTCGCTGGGCGACGCCGCTGCGTTTAGCTTCTATCCCGGAAAAAACCTGGGGGCCTTTGGCGACGGTGGGGCGGTCACCACCAACGACGATGCCTTGGCCGAAAAACTGTTGTCGCTCCGGAACTATGGTTCTCCACGGCGATACCACCACGAACTCTTGGGGGAAAACAGCCGGCTCGACACCGTACAGGCGGCGGTGTTGTCGGCCAAACTGAAGCATCTGGACCGATGGAATGCCGGCCGCCGCCGTGTCGTGGAGCAGTATGCGGCAGGTCTATCCGGGGTTGGAGACCTTCGACTTCCGCGCTCCGACGACCCGGCGGGCCATGTCCACCACCTATATGTGATTCGCTCAGCCCGGCGTGATGGATTGAAGGCGCACCTTGAATCGCAGGGCATTGGCTGCATTATCCACTATCCGATCCCGATCCACCTGCAGGAGGCCTATGCGTTCATGGACTGGAAAGAAGGGGATTTCCCCGCTGCAGAGCAAGCCGCGAAGGAAATCCTCTCGTTGCCCATCTTCCCGACCATGACGGAAGAGCAGGTAGGTGGCGTCGTGGACGCGGTAAGGGCGTTCTTTGATTAG
- a CDS encoding four helix bundle protein, translated as MGEFAKSFRDLDVYQESLALTLEIHEFAKTLPSEERYVLADQMRRASRSVPANISEAWLPARRDMYVCCVCN; from the coding sequence ATGGGTGAGTTTGCGAAAAGTTTTCGGGATTTGGACGTGTATCAGGAGTCTTTGGCTCTTACTTTGGAAATCCATGAATTTGCCAAAACCCTCCCGTCTGAAGAGCGGTACGTTCTCGCGGATCAAATGCGTCGAGCTTCTCGCTCCGTGCCTGCCAATATTTCCGAGGCTTGGCTTCCTGCTCGTAGAGATATGTATGTTTGTTGTGTATGCAATTGA
- a CDS encoding DUF6364 family protein: MNSKLTLRMDEGLIALAKAEAAQRGKSVSQMIGEFIDVLGHAEKSKGKLPPVTSSLRGVLKGSDVSEESHKKHLREKYG, encoded by the coding sequence ATGAACTCAAAGCTTACATTACGCATGGATGAGGGGTTGATTGCCTTGGCCAAGGCCGAGGCGGCGCAACGCGGAAAATCGGTATCGCAGATGATTGGGGAGTTTATTGATGTGCTTGGCCATGCAGAGAAATCGAAAGGAAAACTTCCGCCGGTGACGTCCTCGCTGCGCGGTGTGCTCAAGGGATCAGATGTTTCGGAAGAGTCGCATAAAAAGCACCTGAGGGAAAAATACGGGTGA
- a CDS encoding four helix bundle protein, which produces MVATTQNIVRIQLGERKRRYKAAFIAKLSDAETEAAEMQCWLDFSLKANYMDQTKYSDFDRRYERIISQIVTMIDGADKWCR; this is translated from the coding sequence ATGGTTGCAACAACACAAAATATAGTTCGCATACAGCTTGGAGAGCGTAAGCGGCGCTATAAAGCTGCATTCATCGCAAAACTGAGTGATGCGGAGACTGAAGCCGCAGAGATGCAATGCTGGCTGGATTTCTCTTTGAAAGCGAATTATATGGATCAGACAAAGTATTCGGATTTTGATCGACGATACGAAAGGATCATATCACAAATAGTGACCATGATTGATGGAGCTGATAAATGGTGCCGATGA
- a CDS encoding exopolysaccharide biosynthesis polyprenyl glycosylphosphotransferase: MNNVLKGRSMAFHQFWNSFWLLVTDSVILFAGLLLGNILLLHIQGIPVSIQYSALIVPVWWVGALVSGQAPGWGLGMIEELRRIELLLITVFGIAGVAYVLGQDRMLPSRIVYLSSYAFSAFLLPFGRIACRRLLGRLHLWGCNVALYGDTQAIERMVQVFKAEANIGYRPAGIFSDDLERGARVGKIPVLGGLHEASSHIGVAVASIAHLRKHDLVDFVDHDLAGYRKVVLFPDINERVFAWVTPRDFNGLVGLEVSRNLLVPIATLVKRIYETMLVLLFLPVWLPLVGVLALVLFCTDGKNPFYSQSRIGKTGQSFKAIKLRTMVPKADQVLQDVLDQDEGARREWETYFKLKTDPRITPVGRFLRRFSLDELPQLFNVLAGEMALVGPRPLPDYHQEELPEKARLLRGKVRPGMTGQWQVSGRSDCSLAEMELWDNFYVRNWSVWMDIYIMARTVRVVFFPLGAY; the protein is encoded by the coding sequence ATGAATAACGTTCTCAAAGGCCGGTCAATGGCGTTCCACCAGTTCTGGAACTCATTCTGGTTGTTGGTGACCGATAGTGTCATCCTGTTTGCTGGATTGCTGTTGGGTAATATTCTCCTATTGCATATTCAGGGGATTCCCGTTTCCATTCAATATTCCGCCCTGATTGTTCCGGTTTGGTGGGTGGGTGCCCTGGTTTCCGGGCAAGCTCCCGGTTGGGGGCTGGGAATGATCGAAGAGCTTCGGCGCATCGAATTGTTGCTGATCACCGTTTTCGGTATTGCCGGTGTGGCCTACGTGCTTGGGCAGGACCGCATGCTGCCCAGCCGTATCGTCTACCTGAGTTCCTATGCGTTTTCCGCCTTCCTGCTCCCGTTCGGGCGCATTGCCTGCCGCCGTCTTCTCGGCCGCCTGCACTTGTGGGGATGCAATGTGGCGCTCTATGGCGACACCCAGGCCATCGAGCGGATGGTTCAGGTATTCAAGGCCGAAGCGAACATTGGATACCGTCCGGCAGGCATCTTCTCGGACGACCTGGAGCGGGGTGCCCGGGTGGGGAAAATCCCGGTGCTGGGCGGTTTGCATGAAGCTTCGTCGCACATCGGTGTGGCCGTGGCATCCATCGCCCATCTGCGCAAGCATGACTTGGTCGATTTTGTCGACCATGATCTCGCCGGATACCGCAAGGTCGTTCTGTTTCCCGATATCAATGAACGGGTCTTTGCCTGGGTGACGCCGCGCGACTTCAATGGATTGGTGGGGCTGGAGGTTTCCCGCAACCTGCTCGTTCCCATTGCAACCCTGGTCAAGCGGATCTATGAAACCATGTTGGTGCTTCTTTTCCTGCCAGTCTGGCTTCCCCTTGTGGGGGTGTTGGCTCTTGTTTTGTTCTGTACCGATGGAAAGAACCCGTTCTATTCCCAATCCCGCATTGGAAAAACCGGACAGTCGTTCAAGGCCATCAAGTTGAGAACCATGGTTCCGAAGGCCGACCAGGTGTTGCAGGATGTCCTGGATCAGGATGAGGGTGCGCGGCGGGAATGGGAGACCTATTTCAAGTTGAAGACCGATCCGCGCATTACCCCGGTTGGTCGTTTCCTCCGCCGGTTCTCATTGGATGAGCTGCCTCAACTCTTCAATGTGCTGGCTGGCGAAATGGCGTTGGTGGGGCCGCGCCCGTTACCGGACTACCATCAAGAGGAGCTCCCGGAAAAAGCCCGGTTGTTGCGGGGGAAGGTGCGGCCGGGCATGACCGGCCAGTGGCAGGTTTCGGGGCGTAGCGACTGCAGTCTTGCGGAAATGGAATTGTGGGATAATTTCTACGTGCGCAACTGGTCGGTCTGGATGGATATCTACATCATGGCCCGCACCGTCCGCGTCGTTTTCTTTCCTCTCGGAGCGTATTAG
- a CDS encoding sugar 3,4-ketoisomerase codes for MNTLYKIIPFDIKHGNCGGSLVQFQQGEDAENALPFSIGKVLVSSDMQPGDVRGNHAHHETEEIVVALSGGCTFELDDGKGTRERVRLAACGCKGVVECGSKDAAALAPIRPNPETPIPNHSDTQPALLLYPHVWRTFYDFEPGTVLLVVANITYDEKDYIRDRAEFERIAKTWAGLGGSASP; via the coding sequence ATGAACACTTTATACAAAATAATTCCGTTCGACATAAAACACGGAAATTGCGGCGGATCGCTGGTGCAGTTCCAGCAGGGTGAGGACGCGGAAAACGCGTTGCCGTTCAGCATTGGCAAGGTTCTGGTCTCCTCCGACATGCAGCCCGGTGACGTGCGTGGCAACCATGCCCACCACGAAACCGAGGAGATCGTGGTTGCCCTCAGCGGTGGTTGCACCTTTGAGCTGGATGATGGCAAGGGCACGCGGGAACGCGTACGCCTTGCTGCGTGTGGGTGTAAGGGAGTAGTGGAGTGTGGGAGTAAAGACGCCGCTGCCTTAGCCCCCATACGCCCAAACCCCGAAACACCCATACCCAACCACTCCGACACACAACCAGCTTTGCTGCTTTATCCCCACGTCTGGCGCACGTTCTATGATTTCGAACCGGGGACGGTCTTGCTGGTGGTGGCTAATATCACCTACGATGAAAAAGACTATATTCGTGACCGGGCTGAGTTTGAGCGCATCGCGAAGACTTGGGCCGGGCTGGGTGGGAGCGCATCGCCGTAG
- a CDS encoding dTDP-glucose 4,6-dehydratase — translation MKKLLVTGGLGFIGSYFVDLALKRGFYVINVDKKTYAARTDVDFDGRDHYEFIEEDISTMTHIPPGVDYVVNFAAESHVDNSIHANEAFYNSNIGGVYNILELIRAKDETDRPILFHISTDEVYGTAHAGSFTEEDKLLPSNPYSATKAAAEQLIFGWRHTHGIKAIICRSCNNYGFGQYPEKLLAKTIEFLLNGKKMTVHGDGTYLREWIYAEDNCEGLLAVLEKGEEGQVYNISSGEEHSVMDAVRMVVEAMGMKEEDAVVHIPNRPGQDLRYSVDCSKARALGWAPKTTLKEYIPEYIRLYKEKLGIAE, via the coding sequence ATGAAAAAATTATTGGTAACAGGCGGTCTGGGATTTATCGGTTCCTATTTCGTGGATCTGGCGCTCAAGCGTGGGTTTTACGTGATTAACGTGGATAAAAAGACCTATGCGGCGCGGACGGATGTCGATTTTGATGGTCGGGATCATTATGAATTTATCGAAGAAGATATTTCGACCATGACCCATATTCCGCCGGGCGTGGATTATGTGGTGAACTTTGCGGCGGAGTCGCATGTGGACAACTCGATCCATGCCAACGAGGCGTTCTACAACAGCAACATTGGCGGGGTGTACAATATTCTGGAGCTGATCCGTGCCAAGGATGAAACCGACCGTCCGATTCTGTTCCATATTTCGACGGATGAAGTCTACGGAACGGCGCACGCCGGCTCGTTCACGGAAGAGGACAAGCTGCTGCCGTCCAATCCCTATTCCGCCACCAAGGCGGCGGCGGAGCAGTTGATTTTTGGCTGGCGCCACACCCATGGCATCAAGGCGATCATTTGCCGCAGCTGCAACAACTATGGCTTTGGCCAATATCCGGAAAAACTGCTGGCCAAGACGATCGAGTTCCTGCTCAACGGCAAGAAAATGACGGTGCATGGCGACGGAACCTATCTGCGCGAGTGGATCTATGCCGAGGATAACTGCGAAGGCTTGCTGGCCGTGCTGGAAAAGGGCGAAGAGGGGCAGGTTTACAATATTTCATCCGGCGAGGAACATTCCGTGATGGATGCCGTCCGCATGGTGGTGGAGGCCATGGGCATGAAAGAAGAGGATGCCGTGGTGCACATTCCCAATCGTCCCGGACAGGATCTGCGTTATTCCGTCGATTGCTCAAAAGCCCGCGCCCTGGGCTGGGCACCGAAGACGACGCTGAAGGAATATATTCCGGAGTACATTCGGCTTTATAAGGAGAAGCTCGGCATCGCCGAGTAA
- a CDS encoding four helix bundle protein, with protein sequence MVATTQNIVRIQLGERKRRYKAAFIAKLSDSETEASEMQCWLDFSLKAKFMGQAVYEGFDKRYERIIGQLVTMIDGAEKWCR encoded by the coding sequence ATGGTTGCAACAACACAAAATATAGTTCGCATACAGCTTGGAGAGCGCAAACGTAGATATAAAGCCGCATTTATTGCTAAATTGAGTGATTCTGAAACAGAGGCATCTGAAATGCAGTGCTGGCTGGACTTTTCTTTAAAAGCCAAGTTTATGGGTCAGGCCGTGTATGAAGGTTTTGATAAGCGATATGAACGCATTATCGGTCAACTTGTGACGATGATCGACGGAGCCGAAAAATGGTGTCGTTAG
- a CDS encoding type II toxin-antitoxin system VapC family toxin, protein MIILVDTNVVLDLLLDRVPFSESAAHVFSLIEKSEVEAFLCATTITTIDYLLTQSMPRPAAKKALQRLMVLFEIAPVNRPVIEEALRGRMDGFEDAVLAHAAHLVGATTVVTRNTKDFRNSPVKAMDPVSFLSAFNP, encoded by the coding sequence GTGATCATTTTGGTCGATACCAATGTGGTTTTGGATTTGCTACTGGATCGCGTTCCTTTTTCGGAATCCGCCGCTCATGTTTTTTCTTTGATCGAAAAATCTGAGGTAGAGGCGTTTCTCTGCGCGACGACGATAACAACCATCGACTATTTGTTGACCCAATCCATGCCCCGCCCGGCCGCGAAGAAAGCGTTGCAACGCCTCATGGTACTCTTTGAAATCGCTCCCGTTAACCGCCCGGTAATCGAGGAAGCGCTACGGGGGCGCATGGATGGTTTTGAAGATGCTGTTTTGGCTCATGCGGCACATCTGGTTGGCGCAACGACTGTGGTTACGCGGAATACAAAAGACTTCCGGAATTCCCCGGTCAAGGCCATGGATCCTGTATCATTCCTGTCCGCCTTCAACCCATAA
- a CDS encoding four helix bundle protein — MGEFANSFRDLDVYQDALNLSLDIHEFAKSLPIEERYVLADQMRRASRSVPANISEAWLPARRDMYVCCVCN, encoded by the coding sequence ATGGGTGAATTTGCTAATAGTTTCCGAGATCTGGATGTGTATCAAGATGCATTAAACTTGTCCTTGGATATTCATGAGTTTGCTAAATCCCTTCCAATAGAAGAGCGGTACGTTCTCGCGGATCAAATGCGTCGAGCTTCTCGCTCCGTGCCAGCTAATATTTCCGAGGCGTGGCTTCCTGCTCGTAGAGATATGTATGTTTGTTGTGTATGCAATTGA
- a CDS encoding acyltransferase produces MNNVYIHEKALVETETIGEGSRIWAFAHVMSGSSIGKDCNIGDHAFIESGVRIGNGVTIKNNVLVWKGVHVADYAFLGPNVVFTNDLRPRSPRMPLMKELALAEEDWLVETHLEEGASIGANSTILAGVTLGRYCLVGAGSVVTKDVPPFALVVGNPARQIGFVDKLGRRVDERPSEPDASST; encoded by the coding sequence ATGAACAACGTCTATATCCACGAAAAAGCATTGGTTGAAACGGAGACCATTGGCGAGGGCTCTCGCATTTGGGCTTTTGCGCATGTGATGTCCGGCTCTTCCATTGGAAAAGACTGCAACATTGGCGACCACGCATTTATCGAGTCCGGAGTGAGGATCGGCAATGGTGTAACCATCAAGAACAATGTTTTGGTTTGGAAGGGGGTTCACGTTGCCGACTATGCTTTTCTTGGGCCCAATGTGGTTTTCACCAACGATCTCCGTCCCCGTAGCCCCCGCATGCCGCTCATGAAAGAGCTGGCATTGGCTGAAGAAGACTGGCTCGTCGAAACCCACCTGGAAGAAGGTGCGTCGATCGGTGCGAATTCCACCATCCTGGCTGGCGTGACCCTTGGGAGATATTGCTTGGTCGGTGCGGGAAGCGTGGTCACAAAGGATGTGCCTCCGTTTGCCTTGGTGGTGGGGAACCCAGCGCGCCAGATTGGATTTGTCGATAAGCTGGGCAGACGGGTTGACGAGCGACCCTCGGAACCAGACGCTTCTAGCACCTAA
- a CDS encoding GIY-YIG nuclease family protein, giving the protein MFVVYAIESYSTGRVYIGQTQDIDARLRLHNLGRVKSTSKGGVWHLVALESFETRDQARWCETLLKRSLGRRLKWLQQHKI; this is encoded by the coding sequence ATGTTTGTTGTGTATGCAATTGAAAGTTATTCGACAGGGCGAGTATACATTGGCCAGACGCAAGATATTGATGCTCGCCTTAGGCTTCATAATCTCGGGCGCGTTAAATCAACATCTAAAGGTGGAGTGTGGCATCTTGTAGCACTGGAAAGCTTTGAAACGAGAGATCAAGCTCGCTGGTGCGAGACTTTGCTGAAGAGATCACTTGGGCGACGTTTAAAATGGTTGCAACAACACAAAATATAG
- a CDS encoding exopolysaccharide biosynthesis polyprenyl glycosylphosphotransferase — MKRSRTFLYLMATDWIILVGTFAVALYFRPYDPGMNIVSRHHIVPEMVLVFIHSFVMLGVFSALGLYKRKTQLVPLQHFVAIIKAIAITLAVYILAKGFSKSDLFIHSRWVMIYWGSLLLPALALHRLLILRILCTVLSRTDMRRRVVVIGDTALSEEFITGCCKKHDCGMKVVGMMDDVEKAANVSSVPFIGSPSEMPDVTDLYNLEGAVICNPELSHQKLMDLIENCIRLFGWVDVHSDKSAALQRSDSADAHFDIPFIRMHGIPGGFLLKSWKRIFDFIASLIGIILLSPLLIGTAIAIKLTSPGPVFYTKDRIGRNGKPFPFYKFRSMAVGADQDQNRNDQIKNFIQNQQEGETLSKVVNTAYVTPVGKFIRKWAIDELPQLFNVLKGDMALVGPRPVPPGEYEMEDEWHQRRFAISPGCTGLWKLYAAKTGVTFNDTVLYDIYYARNMNPAMDLMVIFGTVWIILAGRADG, encoded by the coding sequence ATGAAGCGAAGCCGCACATTTCTATACCTGATGGCCACCGACTGGATAATTCTGGTCGGAACATTCGCCGTCGCGCTCTATTTCCGCCCCTATGACCCGGGCATGAACATTGTTTCGCGCCACCACATTGTTCCGGAAATGGTGCTGGTGTTCATCCATTCCTTCGTGATGCTCGGGGTTTTCAGCGCCCTGGGGCTCTATAAGCGCAAAACACAGCTGGTTCCGCTTCAGCACTTTGTCGCCATCATCAAGGCCATCGCAATTACATTGGCGGTCTATATTTTAGCCAAGGGATTCTCCAAATCCGACCTGTTCATCCATTCCCGCTGGGTCATGATCTATTGGGGAAGCCTGCTGCTCCCGGCCCTTGCGCTCCACCGCTTGCTCATTCTACGCATCCTTTGCACCGTTCTTTCCAGAACCGACATGCGCCGCAGGGTGGTCGTGATTGGCGACACGGCGCTTTCCGAAGAGTTTATAACCGGATGTTGCAAAAAACACGACTGCGGAATGAAGGTCGTTGGAATGATGGACGATGTTGAAAAAGCGGCCAACGTATCATCCGTGCCCTTCATTGGAAGCCCCAGCGAAATGCCCGATGTCACCGATCTCTACAACCTTGAAGGTGCGGTCATCTGCAACCCCGAACTATCGCACCAGAAGCTGATGGATCTAATCGAAAACTGCATCCGCCTATTCGGCTGGGTGGATGTCCATTCCGACAAATCAGCAGCCCTGCAACGCTCCGATAGCGCCGACGCCCACTTCGATATCCCCTTCATCCGCATGCATGGCATCCCGGGGGGATTCCTGCTCAAATCGTGGAAGCGGATTTTCGATTTTATCGCCTCGCTGATTGGGATCATCCTGCTGTCCCCGCTCCTCATCGGCACGGCCATTGCCATCAAGCTCACCTCCCCTGGCCCCGTGTTTTATACCAAGGATCGCATTGGCCGGAACGGGAAACCCTTCCCCTTCTACAAATTCCGTTCCATGGCCGTCGGCGCCGACCAGGACCAAAACCGCAACGACCAGATCAAGAATTTTATCCAGAACCAACAGGAAGGGGAAACGCTCAGCAAGGTCGTCAACACCGCCTATGTCACTCCCGTTGGAAAGTTTATCCGGAAATGGGCGATCGACGAGCTCCCCCAGCTGTTCAATGTGCTCAAGGGCGATATGGCCTTGGTCGGCCCCCGCCCCGTACCGCCGGGTGAATATGAGATGGAAGACGAATGGCACCAGCGCCGCTTTGCCATCAGCCCCGGTTGCACCGGACTCTGGAAGCTCTATGCCGCCAAAACCGGCGTCACCTTCAACGATACCGTGCTCTACGACATCTACTATGCCCGGAACATGAATCCCGCCATGGACCTGATGGTCATCTTTGGCACCGTCTGGATCATCCTTGCGGGACGCGCGGATGGCTAG